The Asterias rubens chromosome 1, eAstRub1.3, whole genome shotgun sequence genome segment gggattcaaacccatgattGTTGCCAATTTAGAGCAgaagatgtcttaccaacttgaCCTTCATGACCTTAGGTTAGGAGACCCTCTTTtataatgaatttgttttcctctGCTTTTCTAGGTGTCAATGTGGGTAAGAAGACCGCAACGAATTACAGTgatttgaagacactggacaaagAGCAAGAAATATCAGCAATGTGCTGGGCAACAGAAGAGGAGCAGATGGTGAGAATTATTCAAACTAAGCAAGATATTGTtgaatgcttcgtttttgaaagggcaaggtcacaAGGCATTTTTTTGCAGGGCATCCTTTGAagtttgtaaatttatactggaacatttcaacaaaggcaattgcatttggtgcctctgtgaagtatcatgcTTGACTTCATATAAACAGATGACTTAATACTTCAAATAACAAGCATTATTATAACATTTGTTGTAACTTTTGCATTATTCCAAGCTTAAAATTCATGTCTACTTTTTCAGGCTTGGAATTATTATTTCACGGAGCTCAAGAAGATGGCCATGGACTATCGCCCCAACTTTTTGCCTTCAATACTTTCCCACAgactttcaaaattaaaaaacctgAAATCCCAGGCCTGctttaagaagaaaatattttgagaactCTAAATAAGTTTAGTGGTTTTCTCCAAGGTGAAAGCTCTTGTTGTGCAATGGACGTATAATTTCCTCACAAATTTCTCCCAAACCTTTTCCCTTCCAGCTCTTAACCGGCCTAAGAAATGGCACAGTGAAGACCTTTGACCTGGAGAAGGGGGAATTCACCGAGACGAGGGACTGTAGCGGTGGTGAAGGCGTTTTCAGGGGTCTAGCTACATGGGACGATTCCCTCATCACATGTGTGGAGTCGGGGTTGCTGAAAGTGTGGAAAGAAGATACAGAAGAGCAGGTAAAGTACAtagtcttggctcaagacgTCAGTGATTGTGGAGAGTGTACTGCGCTCATTATAGAGCGCCCTCCAATGGCAAGATATCAACAAACTTGACTGGCTCTCACTAACCAGTCAAATTGGTTTAAATCATGCCAgaaaaagggcaccctatttgTTGTGAGCGCAGTACAGTATCCACTATCGACCTTCGCGAAGGGCACAAGCGCACTGACTGCAATTCAAACCGTGATGTCTCAGCCTTTACAACAGTCCAACAGGCCTGACCATTCAGCCAAATTTACTAAACTTGACACTCTTGGCCTGCTTGGCCTAAACCCTTTTCCAAACATATCCCGCTATCCGACTATCCCAACAGCATGTAAAGTATACACTCCTTGTTTAGCTTACTGATCGCCAGTGATCCATCAACTAAAAGCAAGGAATCCTCTCTTGTTTTACAGACGGAAATAAATGTTGGAGCAAACATTCGTAAAATGCGGCAGAATCCTGTGAAGAGAAACGTTGTGGCAACCGGAGGGATGGAGAATGACATGAAGGTGTGGGACTTGGAGGACCCCGAAAAACCCGTTTTCCGAGCTAAGAATGTAAGtatcattgattgattgattgaatttattcagGTTAGAATACAGCGAAAACAtgtcaaaacaaatacacaacaataggagaaagtaaaacaaaataagataaaCCAACATAGAACACAAGACCAGTAGAAATACTGCTACAAAATTATCCAAGGATAACCCAAAGAAGCCAATGGCTAAGACTTATTTCAATTTGGGTTCTTACAAACAACTGTAACAGAAAGTTTCACCGGAAAGGGGCCTACCATAACTAAAGCCTGGTGTTTCTCTTTGTTTATTTGCTAGGTTCGGAATGATTTCCTGGAGCTAAGGGTCCCTGTCTGCGTGAACGACATCAGCTTCATTCCAGAGAGCTCCAAAATTGTAACCTGTACCGGACATCATCATGTATGTATAAAAAACCCtcagcctaatttcataaagctgttaatcaGAAATTACCGCTTGATAAATTTCTTAGTTGTCATTTTGCATTTAATGATATGGTGCGAGTCTCGCATGTGTGTGTTGCCTAAAAATACAGACCGCACAGTAACACACAGAAAAAACTGACTCTCGAAATGGTGCAACAAAGATTTATTCTGGTTACAACATCAATCAAGGGTGGATTTCATGAAGAGTTggggactagtcttatctcgagttaggatgacttgtcctaacttaggactagcctggGAATAGTCtgaagtaaggactagtcctaactctttgtgaaatcgacccctggtcagtTGTTCTAAAAGTTTTGTACTATTATAAGGCATCCAGTTGCTCAATGATAAACGAGTGAGAGCGATTTTCCATGGTGACCCTGTAACTTCTAGTGccgttgtgttttgtttcagttgAGAGTATATGACCCAAGTACTCCCAGGAGAAGACCTGTGATGAGTGTTGAGTTTGACGAGTACCCGCTCATGTCCATGAGTATTGCACCAGGAGGAAAGTGAGTCACTGCATTTAGTTATACGaagttatataataataataataataataataataaaactaggttcttgtatagcgctttatcacacccctaagggGTGTATCAAAgaactcaatatttgtttctggAAGGTATGTAGAGCTAAGTTTGGAAGTATGAGgtatgttcctttaaggcaccatgtaatggtttacaaagtgctgtggcgcaatatactgctgatcagaccaggaacaccggggcgaaccccttctcttttcgatgagtgcactgggttctttgacgtgttttacacaacacatgggaccaacggctttacgtcccatccgaagggcgaagcatCATGGTAAGGTGTCTTGCTAATAAGGAAacagactgggactcgaacccacactctgttaatcagaaacaccagagattgaatttggtgctcttaaccgctcggccacaacattTTCACTTTTACTTTCACTTTTGTTAAATATACAAAATTATGTAATAGGGTTTTTACCCttccagagttctgtggaaaaaaaagccACAAGGATACACGttaaattattgtgttttttactggtttaatgtttttatttctttacagTTCAGTTGTTGTGGGAAATACACACGGAAAGATGGCACACATTGACTTGAGGAAAGGTCAGTGTTAATcccaaatgttttatttttaaatatgtaTCGATAAATGACATAAATTAGCAAGAATCCAAAAGgattctttaaaacaaattttcattaCAAAATCACACAGTAAGTTTGCATTACCTTTACTATAATAGTTTCATAAAATTTGTATGGATGTTGTGAAATGGCGGCACagaaacaaacatgtacatccGTTTTAAGTACAGCGTAATTGGCAACTGTTGCCATCACATCGATTCATAAAAGACAATCAAATGGATGTTCACATAGTAAACCAGAATGAAAAGACTCACTGATGCAGCGACATAAAATTTGAAATTGGGAAGAAGGACACTTTGAAAATTAGGGAAGTAAATGCTATAAACTGTATGGCGAAATGACCCTATTTACAAATCCTGAGCAGCCACTAAGCTCTCTAAGACACACTCTTTACTTCTGGATGCAGGTCAGGTTCTGAGAGTCTATAAGGGGTTTGCCGGCAGCATCCGCTCCATCCAGTGCCACCCCACACTGCCCTTGGTTGCTTCCTGCAGTCTGGACAGGTTCCTCAGAATCCACCACATACCGTCGGGCACGCTGGAAAATAAGGTGAGTGCATTGAGAGTGTGATTACAGGCTAAACATTTTGACTTtttataaggccgtgtccgaaacagtggcttcggctacagctacggctagttcaacataattgcttctctcaaccaaggagtacaaatgggtagaGGCTAGAGCTGTGGAGTTGTCTGCGATGGACTGCTGTCCTGTCCAGGGGGGAATGGAAATATTCTCAGCCCTTTAATGCCAATAAAACCAGATACAAACACCGGACTGATGAGCCATATGGGCTCAGTACCGACTTCAATCCCATTtcaatattattaaatattattgttattattcaatCCACTGCAGAATAGCATAGTTTTATTGACAAGCTGTGTAAATTTtccactttttgtttttcataataaCAGATCTATTTGAAGTCACGGCTCAACTGTTTGCTATTTTCCAGTGCAAGTTTCGACACAGTGGTAAGCATAACTGTAAACTGTTGGTATGTTCAGTATTTTATTAAGTCATAACAAATGATTCCTTGTTTTGTCACATGAACATTTATGTTACTTTAAAATTAAGGTTATTGCTTTATCAAGTAGAACATCACTGAGGGACCTGACACAACAATTTTAACTGTATGGTTAATGGGAtttgaggctttgcatggtgaggtatatgTGGTTTGTGGTATTACATCATGTGTCTGTTCTTTAGGGAACTACcatggagtagattttcagttacaggcactgaacacgtttggtaattgtcatagaccagtattctctcttggtgtatcccaacatatgcataaagtaacaagcctgtgaaaatttggactcaattggtcattgaagttgcaagaaaattgtgaagaaaaacacccttgttgtacaaattagtgtgttttcagataggaataaaaggcttctggccagaagtcttttattatattagtgagaaattacctctttctcaaaaactacgtcacttcagagggagtcgtttctcacaatattttatactatcaacagttctccgttggtcgttaccaagtaaggttttatgctaatatatattttgagtaattaccaaacctgtacagtgcctttaacctgtttctgctgagcaagattagtttgtttttgtgcCTACCTGCTTCATGAAAGTTGGCGCAGATCGGATGTTTGTGTTTACCCTGTTCTGAATGGAATGTGCCTTCTGCAGTATTGGTACTGCCCTATCAGAAGCCTGAAGGCGACTTTACGGAACCCGGTGTTCCTGAGGTAATAGACGATGGCGTTCAACCAACTGACCGTCAGTGGAGGTAACTGGAACATGAACAGCGACAAGAGGTTGGAGTTGCGTTCAGAGTAAAACTCCAGAGCAGTGACGTACAGCAAGGGCAAGAGGTTCAAAACGAATGCCGTTAAGATGATGAAGAGTAAAGTGTGGAGAGACTTGTTGTTCTGGGGTGCAACTGGATGATTCCCTAGTGGCTGATTTCCCAGTTGGTTATCTGCATGTATGCGTCGTGCATGCTGGCGTGAAATCAGCATCATCTTGGTGTATGCTACAA includes the following:
- the LOC117299557 gene encoding WD repeat-containing protein 74-like; the encoded protein is MAASTSMMNNVWLGSETGILKGVNVGKKTATNYSDLKTLDKEQEISAMCWATEEEQMLLTGLRNGTVKTFDLEKGEFTETRDCSGGEGVFRGLATWDDSLITCVESGLLKVWKEDTEEQTEINVGANIRKMRQNPVKRNVVATGGMENDMKVWDLEDPEKPVFRAKNVRNDFLELRVPVCVNDISFIPESSKIVTCTGHHHLRVYDPSTPRRRPVMSVEFDEYPLMSMSIAPGGNSVVVGNTHGKMAHIDLRKGQVLRVYKGFAGSIRSIQCHPTLPLVASCSLDRFLRIHHIPSGTLENKIYLKSRLNCLLFSSASFDTVDTEGGVKANERPVGPVDEEAESIWKQMEEITEESTQAKRKVNAETKTAVKRKAPPET